The Stieleria maiorica genome includes the window CGAAACGGCTGATCCCACGTGTAATCGGATTAAATCAACCGGCCGGTCAGTGAACGGGCCCCGCTAGTCGAGCGACTTTCCCGGCACAGACGCGGGCCACTGGCTCACGCCACGTGCTGGCAACAAATGCCAGCGGGAAGCGTCAGCGAGCGGCCCCCGTCATGCCGGCGGGAAGCGTGAGCGAGCGGCCCCGTCACCATCCCACCACTCCTGCCCAAACATTCCACCACTCCTGAGGCAAAACCATGCCACTATACGAATACGAATGTTCCAAATGCGACCAGTCCGTCGAGTTGCTCGTCCGGTCATCCCAAGAGCAGGTCGCCTGCCCTGAATGTGGGAACAAGAAGCTGACGCGATTGATGAGCGCCCCGTCCGCCCCCAACATGAAAGGCTCCGGCGGCTCGCTGCCGATGGCATCCGACGGCCAATCGTGCGGGGCCCCACGATGCTGTGGCGGGATCTGCCAATAAAAATTGCGACTAGGGTGCAGGTCCGTCAAATGAGGCGCACCCTTCGGAACTTTGGTCGCCCGCTCTCGCAGCGACGCGGAATCGCCTAAAGGCTAAACACAACGGTTTGCTGGCTGAAGCCATCATCGGGTGTCGACGCGTCACTGCGGCGCCGCGACCAGGTCATACCCCTGGCTGGCGACGATCTCGCACGGGACGATGTCGCCGACGCTAGGCTCGGCGCCGGCATCCACACCGCTGACATACACCACACCGTCGATCTCGGGAGCTTCCGAGCGGGTGCGGCCGATCCAAACGCCTTCCTGTTCTTCAAACTTGGAATCGATGATCACATCATCGAGTGTTCCGACCCGATCTGCGTTCCATTGAAACGCAATCTGCTGTTGGACGGCCAT containing:
- a CDS encoding FmdB family zinc ribbon protein, with protein sequence MPLYEYECSKCDQSVELLVRSSQEQVACPECGNKKLTRLMSAPSAPNMKGSGGSLPMASDGQSCGAPRCCGGICQ